A genomic stretch from Deltaproteobacteria bacterium includes:
- a CDS encoding ABC transporter ATP-binding protein — protein MSAALLSARGIRFAYGDREVLSGLDLEVMEGEVAILIGPNGAGKSTLLNIFSGLLHPGAGEVALLGRPPSSYGRREMARLLSVVGQDPPVDFPMSVKEYIALGRFPHQGFFGGVGAEDRDQVERSLEMCGLIELRSRGLGEISAGERQRAAVARAICQGAQAMLLDEPTAFLDIRHRVDFYEIVTSLKEKCGIGALVASHDLSLCAEYGERIILLSAGRVMASGKPEDVLTPENIREAYGMEVACDRNPTTGAVRVTPLRRR, from the coding sequence GTGAGCGCCGCGCTCCTTTCGGCGAGAGGGATACGTTTCGCGTACGGGGACAGGGAAGTCCTGTCCGGACTGGACCTCGAAGTGATGGAAGGCGAGGTCGCGATACTGATCGGGCCGAACGGCGCAGGGAAGAGCACGCTTCTCAATATTTTTTCCGGGCTCCTTCACCCCGGTGCGGGGGAGGTGGCTTTGCTCGGACGTCCGCCGTCTTCCTACGGCAGGAGAGAAATGGCGCGGCTCCTGTCGGTGGTTGGACAGGACCCGCCGGTCGACTTTCCCATGTCCGTGAAGGAGTACATCGCCCTCGGACGTTTCCCTCACCAGGGTTTTTTCGGCGGAGTCGGTGCGGAAGACCGGGATCAGGTGGAACGCTCGCTTGAAATGTGCGGGCTGATCGAGCTGCGCTCCCGCGGCCTCGGCGAGATCTCGGCGGGAGAAAGGCAGCGCGCCGCCGTCGCGCGGGCGATCTGCCAGGGAGCCCAGGCGATGCTACTTGACGAGCCGACGGCCTTCCTGGATATACGCCACCGGGTCGACTTCTACGAAATCGTGACGAGCCTGAAAGAAAAGTGCGGCATCGGGGCGCTGGTCGCCTCGCACGATCTTTCCCTCTGCGCGGAATACGGGGAGAGGATCATCCTCCTGTCCGCGGGCAGGGTAATGGCGTCGGGGAAACCGGAAGATGTCCTGACGCCGGAGAACATCCGGGAAGCGTACGGGATGGAAGTGGCATGCGACAGAAATCCCACGACCGGCGCGGTCCGCGTGACTCCGTTACGAAGGAGATAA
- a CDS encoding iron ABC transporter permease codes for MKRTGPVIALLGAAALGATALSLAAGPAPVSLRQVVEALFGGSAADPSAETAERIVLSLRLPRALLGLLVGGALSSSGVAFQALLRNPLADPYILGVSAGAAVGALTAALLLTGDAILPLPFCAFLGAALAASAVFLLARRRSGVSRERLILMGVIVGAFLNALIMLMVALAPPGKIPGAVYWLMGDLGMGTSHRVAVLLPYVAAGTAVMFLLSRGLDLMLLGDDAAFQAGLPVEKVKAVTYVTASLLAGCVVAVSGLIGFVGLIVPHGARVLVGSGHRRLVPAAFLLGATFLILADVVARTVSPSGELPVGAVTALSGAPFFLYLLRRNGGKP; via the coding sequence ATGAAGCGCACCGGTCCCGTCATCGCCTTGCTGGGCGCCGCCGCGCTCGGCGCTACGGCGCTTTCGCTGGCCGCAGGCCCCGCGCCCGTTTCGCTGCGGCAGGTTGTCGAGGCACTGTTCGGCGGGAGCGCTGCGGATCCCTCTGCGGAAACGGCGGAGCGGATCGTGCTGTCGCTGCGGTTGCCGCGCGCTCTGCTGGGGCTTCTTGTCGGAGGGGCGCTCTCATCCTCAGGCGTGGCCTTCCAGGCCCTGCTGCGGAATCCGCTCGCCGATCCCTACATCCTGGGGGTATCGGCCGGGGCTGCGGTAGGGGCGCTCACGGCTGCGCTGCTTCTGACCGGCGATGCCATTCTTCCGCTGCCCTTCTGCGCATTTCTGGGAGCCGCCCTTGCAGCCTCCGCCGTATTCCTGCTTGCGCGTCGCCGCAGCGGCGTTTCGCGCGAGCGGCTGATCCTCATGGGAGTGATCGTGGGCGCATTCCTGAACGCTCTCATCATGCTCATGGTCGCGCTCGCTCCGCCGGGAAAGATCCCCGGGGCGGTCTACTGGCTCATGGGGGATCTCGGGATGGGGACGTCGCACCGGGTCGCGGTTCTTCTCCCTTACGTCGCCGCCGGGACAGCGGTCATGTTCCTGCTTTCGCGCGGGCTGGACCTTATGCTCCTGGGGGACGACGCGGCGTTCCAGGCCGGATTGCCGGTGGAGAAGGTTAAAGCCGTAACTTATGTAACGGCATCGCTTTTAGCGGGATGCGTCGTGGCCGTATCGGGCTTGATCGGGTTCGTCGGGCTTATTGTCCCGCACGGGGCAAGGGTCCTTGTCGGGTCCGGCCACCGGCGGCTGGTTCCCGCCGCGTTTCTGCTGGGAGCGACGTTCCTGATCCTCGCGGATGTCGTTGCCCGGACGGTAAGTCCGTCTGGAGAACTGCCGGTTGGCGCCGTTACGGCGTTATCCGGCGCGCCGTTTTTCCTGTACCTGCTGCGCCGCAACGGGGGGAAGCCGTGA
- a CDS encoding ABC transporter substrate-binding protein, with product MGRKQDKAWVVNTAAGTAAAIFVVIFLAYACHAGAARAAFPLERKDDRGVAVRLRAAPQRIVSLAPSLTEIVFLLGQEGRLAGVTRYCNYPPQAASLPKIGGIADPDVERIVAARPDLVLCTTDGNPKDKIRALEEIGIPCFALSPQDLGGIYAAVERTGALLGVPGRGKREADALRNRAAAAARGKRGISPRVLFAVSTSPIIAAGKGTFMDELLALSGGSNAAAAFAGRYPRLTTESLFAARPDLIFIAAMEGVERFPDEVTRWKEIPAFRDGEVLSLDGDLVTRPGPRMVAALEEVARAINEWRKRHSGPPDTGGATKKK from the coding sequence TTGGGGCGAAAACAGGACAAGGCGTGGGTGGTAAACACGGCGGCCGGCACGGCCGCTGCGATCTTCGTCGTCATTTTTCTGGCATACGCGTGTCATGCCGGCGCGGCGCGCGCTGCGTTCCCCCTGGAAAGAAAGGACGACCGCGGCGTGGCCGTTCGGCTCCGCGCTGCGCCGCAGCGCATCGTCTCCCTCGCGCCGAGCCTGACCGAGATCGTCTTCCTCCTGGGACAGGAAGGGAGACTCGCCGGCGTCACCAGGTATTGCAATTATCCGCCGCAGGCCGCGTCGCTTCCGAAGATCGGGGGAATCGCCGATCCCGACGTGGAGAGAATCGTCGCCGCAAGGCCGGATCTTGTCCTCTGCACCACCGACGGCAATCCGAAGGATAAGATCCGGGCACTCGAGGAGATAGGGATCCCCTGCTTCGCCTTGTCTCCGCAGGACCTGGGAGGGATATACGCGGCAGTCGAGCGGACAGGCGCGCTCCTTGGCGTTCCGGGGCGGGGAAAGCGGGAGGCTGATGCGCTGCGAAACCGGGCAGCGGCCGCCGCCCGCGGGAAGCGCGGCATTTCCCCGCGCGTGCTTTTCGCTGTATCTACTTCCCCCATCATCGCGGCAGGGAAGGGGACGTTCATGGACGAACTCCTGGCCCTCTCCGGAGGCAGCAACGCCGCCGCTGCTTTCGCGGGCAGGTATCCGCGCCTTACCACCGAGAGCCTCTTTGCCGCGCGTCCCGACCTGATCTTCATCGCCGCGATGGAAGGAGTGGAAAGGTTCCCCGACGAGGTGACGCGGTGGAAGGAGATTCCCGCATTCCGGGACGGCGAAGTGCTCTCCCTCGACGGCGACCTGGTCACCCGGCCGGGCCCGCGCATGGTGGCCGCCCTGGAAGAAGTGGCGCGGGCGATCAATGAGTGGAGGAAGCGGCATTCCGGTCCACCGGACACGGGAGGGGCGACAAAAAAGAAATGA